A genomic segment from Nostoc sp. ATCC 53789 encodes:
- a CDS encoding class I SAM-dependent methyltransferase, with protein sequence MDKNEKRILDSWQMNASLWAQAIRQQQIYSRAIATDAAILKAVSQLNPRTFLDIGCGEGWLSRQLFSLGIDGWGVDFCAALIDAARDSGDSRFVVCSYSDLASQRFSTISYFSCFICNFSIIGECALDEIAKAGHSLLESKGKIIIQTLHPIIACGDSTYSNAWRETSWQTVSDKPFHPTPWYFRTLESWINEFHALNYRLLNLYEPCDPKTNKPISIIFVFERE encoded by the coding sequence ATGGACAAGAATGAAAAACGAATCCTTGATTCATGGCAGATGAATGCTTCGTTATGGGCACAAGCAATTCGTCAGCAGCAAATCTATTCTCGTGCGATCGCCACTGATGCCGCTATACTCAAAGCAGTAAGCCAACTTAATCCACGAACATTCTTAGACATTGGATGCGGTGAGGGATGGTTGTCTCGACAGCTTTTTTCTTTAGGAATTGATGGATGGGGTGTTGATTTTTGTGCCGCTCTCATTGACGCAGCAAGGGATAGTGGTGATTCTCGCTTTGTTGTCTGTTCCTACTCGGATCTTGCATCACAAAGATTTAGCACAATTAGCTATTTCTCTTGCTTTATCTGCAACTTTTCAATTATAGGCGAATGCGCTCTTGATGAGATCGCCAAGGCAGGCCATAGCCTGTTAGAGTCCAAAGGCAAAATAATCATTCAAACCCTTCATCCGATAATTGCTTGCGGTGACTCTACATACTCCAATGCATGGCGCGAAACTTCATGGCAAACAGTTTCAGATAAGCCATTTCACCCTACTCCTTGGTATTTCAGAACGCTCGAATCATGGATCAACGAGTTCCATGCTTTAAATTACCGATTGTTAAATTTATATGAGCCATGCGATCCCAAAACGAACAAACCGATTTCAATTATTTTTGTCTTTGAGCGCGAATAA
- a CDS encoding GHMP kinase produces MRIFVPGRLCLFGEHTDWAGEYRSVNPLIEKGYTLIVGTNQGIYANVLPNSTELIIRASLNDGRSYEPLRLAMESNTLKSVAKEGGFFSYAAGTAYQLLTHYGVGGLEVDNYLTDLPIQKGLSSSAAFCVLIARSFNRLYDLKMTIRSEMEFAYKGERTTPSLCGRMDQACAYGNRPILMIFDGQKIDLLELKVSHDLFFVIVDLGGSKNTQEILRRLNQCYPLATNSIEQNVQKYFGSISSEITQAAVEAIQLGDAQLLGALMTKAQAEFDRYVVPACPEQLTAKKLHLLLHHEPLKPYIFGGKGVGSQGDGTAQLIVKNQESQRKAIEIIKHDFPQMQALQLTISRLPTPMIDLAEDKNQYGDVY; encoded by the coding sequence ATGAGAATTTTTGTTCCAGGCCGTCTTTGTTTGTTCGGAGAACACACTGACTGGGCAGGAGAATATCGCAGTGTTAATCCTCTTATCGAAAAGGGCTACACCTTAATTGTTGGTACTAATCAAGGAATTTATGCCAATGTCTTACCAAATTCTACTGAATTAATTATTCGTGCTTCTCTCAATGATGGCAGGAGTTATGAACCACTCAGATTAGCTATGGAATCTAATACTCTCAAGTCCGTAGCCAAAGAGGGCGGTTTTTTTAGTTATGCTGCTGGTACAGCTTATCAACTTCTGACTCATTATGGTGTTGGCGGACTTGAGGTTGATAATTATCTAACCGACTTACCCATCCAAAAAGGATTATCTTCGAGTGCTGCCTTTTGCGTTCTCATTGCTCGGTCTTTTAATCGTCTGTATGACTTGAAGATGACAATTCGTTCAGAAATGGAGTTTGCCTACAAAGGAGAAAGAACCACTCCTAGCCTTTGTGGTCGTATGGATCAGGCTTGTGCTTATGGAAATCGCCCAATATTGATGATATTTGATGGTCAAAAAATCGACCTACTTGAATTGAAAGTGAGTCATGATTTGTTTTTTGTGATTGTCGATCTTGGCGGGAGCAAAAACACACAAGAAATACTAAGACGATTGAATCAGTGTTATCCTTTGGCTACTAATTCAATAGAGCAAAATGTCCAAAAATATTTTGGTTCTATTAGCTCTGAAATTACCCAGGCAGCAGTTGAAGCAATACAACTCGGAGATGCCCAACTTCTTGGAGCTTTAATGACAAAAGCCCAAGCGGAATTTGACCGATACGTAGTTCCAGCTTGTCCCGAGCAATTAACTGCAAAAAAGCTACATCTGCTTCTCCATCACGAGCCACTTAAGCCTTATATCTTTGGAGGAAAAGGCGTAGGTTCTCAAGGGGATGGGACTGCACAACTGATAGTTAAAAATCAAGAGAGTCAAAGAAAAGCTATCGAAATTATTAAGCATGATTTTCCTCAAATGCAAGCGTTACAGTTGACTATTTCAAGGCTACCAACTCCGATGATTGACTTAGCTGAGGACAAAAACCAGTATGGGGATGTTTATTAA